cgaactgttggaattggaaaatctccatctttaacttcaatgtgagccccggaggatggaacttccgcaggaaaagatcagccaaatccccccatacaggattagctcccagctgcaaagtatgataccatgactttgccttatcccggagtgagaatgggaaaaggcggagtcgtatgaTGTCATCTGGGACTCCGTTCATCTTGACAGTGCTGCATAACTCCAAGAATTGCGCTAGATGCGCATTTGGGTCCTCCACGGCTTTACCTAcatactggttttgctgcaccatggtAATCAGCCTAGTCCTTAGCTCGAAGTTATTCGCGTTGACTCTGGGTGGCTCTTGGTACTGGTACAGTGGAGTAAATGCCTCATCAATAGGCGGCTGTTTCTGCTCAGCAGcatttttctgagcatccaacacCGCCTGCAACTGCTCTCTCAACGCACGGACTTCTTCCGCAGTGGCCATAGAATCCAAATTATCTTGCTTTACTTGGCTGTTCTTGCGGCGGAGCGTAGCTTCAATCTCaggatcaaaatcttcaagaggaaGCTTCTGAGATCGCGTGTTCATGCACTACCTAGAAAACTCCAACGCAAGAATCAGAaccgcaggaaaaataaagaacagaaaaataaataacagaaataaaaaaaatccagagtagtatcaaacaattaacagaatagtactgataaaaatcagtccccggcaacggcgccaaaaacttgttcgctattttatttaacacgccgcaagtgtacaggtgcaattgtgtacagtagcaagcaaggtcgtattccacagagactgattattatcaatgcctatgctagattattattcctctatctggaaaatcgaaaagagagttttgtttttaaactaataaataaacagcaggaaagaaaattaatcaagctgcgaaacagagaaacagataagagaagatttcccaaggcaaaggtttcaacaaattctcctaactaacatgttcaattcaattaataagatgattcttaaggcaatctctaagctagttcatacccactcacgtggcatacaaaccgttgattacatgcaaggctaccgtccccggatcgcacttctaacatgcaactcctaaaagctcataggattaacgccctcacaaatatcaattccctttagaattaaatatatgtgttctatgttcttagttcaggtaataattatcatatcccgatatcaaattagaacctatgattatgctaaattggtggccaatcaataaagcaaacaattataacaagaacataaaaaagaacaacaatctcaattaattgaatcaaacagtcagaaattcaaatcatgtctactccctaaaccctgggaaaaagggattctagccacacatagacatatgactaaaaatcaatatctcaaatacacaaataaacattcaacaatgaaaccgtagtagaattcgagagtcttcagttcttgctctggctccgtcctccgtctctctcagctctcaggtaaagtaaaatatgataaaagatgataaaaggtgttTGGAATAAGCTAAAGGAAGGTATTTATAAGCCCTAGGTCGTCTAAGCccgaaaatactccaaaaacgCGCTTTTAGTGAAAAATCGGAAAAACTGGGCGGAACtcggcgtctcgcgcggccgcatggccagcccgcgcgagctcgcgcggccgcacGACTGGCCCGCGCGGTGTTCCAGCGGCTCCTGctccgtcgcgcggccgtggcatgcggccgcatgcccggaccgcaCGACCTCCAGCGCACGCACTCCGACCCGCGAACTTCCCGACGCTCGTTCTTGCTCATCCGGTGCACGATTTGAGCCCCGTTTGCGCCTATGGACTCGTCTCTTCACGTACTTCAtccaaaacttcacaaatcgaGTCCAAAACCTAtaaaaacaacacgagcacggacgagtagtctattccacaaaattatgcaatttgaaccatagacaactcaacaactcaACAAGAAACGCCCAAAACGCTAAAGAATAACGCGATAAAAGAGTAAAAATGCAGGTAAATCAAAAGTGACATCACTGTGGAGGAGCTTCAGGCTGCTCTGAAATCTAAGGAACTGCAGAaggcatcatcaacatcatctcaCAAGAAAGAGGCTGTTGGTGAGGGCTTGACTGTAAAACAGAAAGGGGATAAATCCAAGAAATCCAAGAAGGAATTCAAGAAGGGTAAACAGGAGAAGGGAAACAAGAACTCTGATGATGATGTTCAAACTTGCTATCACTGCAAGAAGCCGGGCCATTGGAAGAGGGACTGCCACATTTGGAAGAAAAGCCAAAAGCAGTCCAACACTACCAAGAAGCAAGAGCCCAATGAGCAAGAGCAGTGTGACACTGCAGAGGCTTTGAATGTGATGCAAGGTGATTTGGATGACCAATGGATACTGGATTCAGGGTGCTCCTTCCACATGTGTCCAGTTAAAAGTTGGTTTACTGATTTGCAATTTCAATCGGAAGGAACAATGGTTCTTGGAAATAACCAGACCTGTGAAATCAAAGGAAAGGGAGTATAAAGTTCAGACTGCATGATGGCACCATCAGGACTTTGATGGAGGTGAGGTACATCCCTAGTCTGAAAAGGAATCTGATATCCCTTGGATCTCTTGAAACGAAGGGGTATGAATGGAGATCTGTAAAGGGTGGAGTTGTTGTCACCAAAGACAACAAGGTCATTTTGAAGGGGATGAGGAGGAATGGTTTGTATTACTTAGAAGCCACAGCCATCACAGGGCAGTCTGACTCCATGAAGAAGGATGATTCAATCTTGTGGCATAAAAGATTAGCTCATGTTGGAGAGAAATGGCTCAATCAGTTGCTGAAACAGAACAAGATCAGCAACCCTATTCCATTCAAGGTGGACATGTGTGAGCAGTGCATCTTAAGCAAAAGCAAGAGACTCACATTTGAGACAGGTAAACGTACATCTAAAGCTCCTCTGGATTATGTTTACTCTGATTTGTGGGGACCAACACAAACTGAAAGTCTTGGAAAAGGGAGATATTATTTGTCTATAATGGATGATTACTCTAGGAAGTTGTGGATTTTCATCTGGAAGGATAAAACTGAGGCACTAGAGAAATTCAAAGTGTGGTGTAATGAGGTGGAGACTGAAAAGGCAACCAAGGTGAAGTGCTTGAGGACTGATAATGGTTTGAAATTTGTGTCCAAAGAGTTCAATGATTTCTGCTCTGGAAGGGGAATCCAGAGACACAAGACAGTCCcaggaactccacagcagaatggggTTGTTGAGAGGATAAATAGGACCATTCTGGAAAGGATAAGGTGTATGTTGTTTGACTCAGGGCTGCCAAAGAAATTCTGGGCAGAGGCTGCTGTCACTGCAGCCTATTTGATCAACAAATCTCCTTCATTCGCTGTTGAATTCAGAATTCCAGATGAGCTCTGGTATGGTTCTACATCCAACTATTCACATTTGAAAACCTTTGGGTGCAGAGCATACATACATGTTAGACAAGAGAAGCTTGAACCAAAGGCCTTAAAATGTGTAATGTTGGGCTACCCCAAGGGTGTGAAGGGGTACAAGTTGTGGTGCACTGAACCAGGAATGGGGAGAGTATACATCAGCAGAGATGTAGTCTTTGGTGAAGCTCTCATGCCTTATAAAGTAGGATCTGATccagaaaaagaaaatgcagaTGGCAAAattctgttggatgaattgCTTGATAGAAACCCTGCTGTAAATGAATCAGGTGGAGCAACTGAAGTCTCTCAACAAGCTgcagatgatgaagatgttggGAGCAGCTCTGACAATCTAAGCTCATATCAACTAGCAAGGGATCGAGCAAGGAGGCAGCCCAAGCCAACTCAGAGATATAACCAAGCTGAGATGGTATACTTTGCTCTGAGCATTGCAGAGGAGCTGAAGTATCAGGAGCCCAAATCCTATGCAGAGGCTATGAAGGGACCAGAGAGAGAACAATGGCTCTTagccatgaaggaggagatgaacTCTCTTGAAAGGAATGGTACCTGGATACTAGTGTCAAAGCCACTGAACAAGAAATTAGTAAGCTGCAAATGGATCTTCATGAAGAAGATTGAGGTTATTGGGAAGGAGCAAACCAGGTACAAAGCAAGATTGGTGGCAAGAGGTTTCACTCAAAAGGAGGGAATTGACTACAATGAAGTTTTCTCACCTGTGGTTAAGCATACTTCCATCAGAGTTATGCTGTCAGTTGTAGCTCAGTTTGATATGGAACTTGAgcagatggatgttaaaaccGCATTTCTACATGGAGAGTTGGAGGAGAAGATACATATGGTCCAGCCTGAGGGGTTTGTACTTCTAGAAACAAGCAACAAGGTGTGTTTACTTCAGAAAAGCTTATATGGTCTCAAACAGAGTTCAAGGCAATGGTACAAAAGGTTTGATGAGCATATGGAGTTGATGGGATTCACAAAATCTGCATATGATAGCTGCGTTTATttgaagaaaatgaatgaaGTTACTGTTGCATATTTACTGCTATATGTATATGACATGTTAATATCTAGCAAAGATAAGGCTGAAATCAAGGTAATCAAAGATGGTTTGAATCAAGGATTCTTGGGATGGATATCGTGAGAGATAGGAAGGCTGGAAAGCAATGGTTATGTCAAAAAGATTACATATTGAAGATGTTAAGGAAATTCAATATGCATGAATCAAAGGCTGTTACAGTGCCCCTAGCTGTTCATCTACAAGTCTCAGATAAACAAATGCCAAAGAATGATGCAGAGAGACACCAAATGATAAATATACCTTACTCAAATTTAGTGGGAAGCTTGATGTACACAATGGTCTGCACTAGGCCAGACATTGCACAAGCTATAAGTGTTATGAGCAGGTATATGGTGGATCCTGGTAGAGAGCATTGGGAAGCTCTCAAGAAGGTGTTAGAGGTATCTAAAGGGCAGTGCGGACAGAGCTATTTTGTTCCAGAGGAAGGGAGACATCAGCAAGCCTTTCCTGATGGGATACACTGACTCTGACTATGCTGCCAACTTAGACAACAGGAGATCTCAGTCATATTATATTTTCACACTCTTTGGATCAGCTGTTAATTGGAAATCTTCACTACAATCTGTAGTTGCATTATCAACCACTGAAGCAGAGTACATGACTGCAACAGAAGCTGTCAAGGAAGCTGTGTGGCTCAAAGGATTAGTGCATGATTTTGGTATTGAAGAAAGTTCTGTAATTCTGAAGTGTGACAGTCAGAGTGCTTTATATCTTAtgaaacatcaaacttttcatgaGAGATCTAAGCATATAGATGTCAGAATGCATTTCATAAGAGATATAGTTGATCAAGGATTGGTGAAGATGGAGAAAGTTGGGACAGAGGAGAATGCAGCTGATGCGCTGACTAAGGCTTTGCCTACTGCTAAGTTTGAGCAGTGTCTTAAGTTGGTAAATCTGCTGATTTGAAGTTTGATACAGAATTAAAAAGTTTCGGAGGAAGAACTGGAGCTCTTGTTATTGTTGTCGATTATTAGCTTAGAAATCAGGTGGAGATTTGTTGTTTATGatttcgtaagcttataatctAGTTTGTATGCTCTGGTGTTGTAATGTTTACTCTGGTGAggctgtcagagcagaggaatcgctgcTGCCAGAGTAGAGGAAtcgctgctgccagagcagagaaatcgcgccgctgccttcgccagaggaatcggtcttctgccagagcagagagatcatgctGCTGGCAGAGCAGAGAGGTCGCGCTGAtgccagagtcagagccgaGGCATATCAGAGTCAGAATTGCCAAGGCAGAGTCAACACCCCAGAGCCAGAGTCAAAGTTTTCTTTGCAGAGCTAGAAGTCATAACTGTTTTGCATAACGGTTTCTTTGATGGTTGTTTACAGCTCGTTATTTTCAAAGTTTGCTATATAATGAGCAATTGGGTGTGAAACACCAGTCAACACTTGTAACACCTTGTAAAATTCTCAGTTCGCGAATCAATAATAGAAGCTTCCTTTCttggtcccgtggatgtagggtttcagcccgaaccacgtaaatcttttgTGTTCATCGCAATTTCTTCGTCAATTTTCTTTacagaaataaaatatttattacttttattgtccccaaaaaaaatagtcttagatggtaatattaatttaaataaaagtgaTTGACTGTATTGTGAATAAAAAAACGATTAAATCTTAAAGATAGTGTTAATAATaatctatattaatatataaaagagttcTAATGTAAACATTTTATGCCCATGAGACCTAGCTCAAATGGCAAAATTGAGGCATCAaaagactctcatttgtgagaggttTTAGATTTAATTCCACCAGCGTGCGGATAGTTTTCCCACTTTTATGTTGATAGTGGATCCGCCTGCTCGCGAATaattttttcacctttgtgtggtATAAAGATCACGCATGCGTGCgaattgcttatttgattaaataatagatatcttttgtaattttcaaaaaaaaataactacgaATATAAGTACATACTATATCTATGATATTTacaaatttttattaatgtaaATCTTTTGTCgtcaatttttctctcttctattCTATTTTTgtctattttgatttttttgctAAAAATAGTCAactttgattcatgaaaaaacattcaaaattgatgttaaattaaagatcatgacaagatttttcatttgattaaaaaatGAACCGTTTTCTGGAAAAGGGGTTCTTCTAAGTAGGCCAAAAACCAATTTCTACCCAAAATTATCAGATTATCAGGAAGGTGCAAAGGTGGGATTCTACATAAAAAATCAGATTACATAGATATTGCGACTGATTAACAAACAACAAGCAGACTTGTGACTGTACACattctggaaaaaaaaaataaaaatgaacctCTTGTGCACATTACGTCTATGATTTATTGGGGTTGATTCGATCTTTTCAAAGAAGTGAGGGAACCTAAGTATTGCAAATTGAGTGACGAGTGATGGTGTAAAGTTCATTTCCCTACTATATGTTCCACTCCAGCCTGCAAGTCCACCTCCTGCTAGAAAAATTCTTGCAGCTTTGAAGTAGACAACCTTAGCCTCAAACGGTAGCATTACCAGTTGAGTAATTCCAACACCAGGAAGACCTCCCCACCAAGCACAGGTGGTTGAGTCTTCACAAACAGCCAAACGGCCCCTTAAAATTATCCAGGCCAGTTAACCTCCTGAACTAACTTGTAGCTAGAAACCTCAGCTCCCTCTGGATCGCTAGCTTGGGTTCCATAAACATTACCTTTGACAGAAGAATTGAGTGAGCTTTTTCCAGTAACTCTAAGCAGCTGGATCCTTTCCCTATTCTGCAGTCAAGTTTCGCCAACTGCGACATAATTGCATATTGGGACACAAGATATGAAGTtaagttttcacatccattgtATCTAGAACAAACCACTTTCACGTTATTTAAAATGAAGCAGATCTTATAAAGGTACCAAATACCCACAGAAATCCAGAAGAGGTTCTTTCAGTTAATCAAAGTTTGTGCAACTTTGTGAATGATCCTTTAGCTGGATTGTCAATTGTTGTGAAATGTGCCAACAATTCCAGTTTTGTAACCAATTTGCCAAGACAATATTCAACTTTGATGAGACAGGAATACATGCGGACCACAAAAACAACAAGTAAACCAATAAGAATCATTTGGTCGATCAAGTCATaatctaaaactgaaaaatcgcAGCAGGAATGAGGCACAGAAATCACATATGTTACTAAAGCTAAAATTTCTCCGAGAGATTAGAGATGCACCGGGCGAACATGAATATATTCAAACTAAACAGCTTGCTCAATCAAGTTTATTCCTTCCTGGAGCTCTATTATGTAAGTTTTACATCCTAAGAAGTAGCTATAACCAGCTTGCCAACATTAGTTGGCAACCTACAGTAATAGGTAAAACTTGCAGAGAAATATTCTTGAAACACTAGACTAAGGTCTGGTACAAAATTCATTAAACTTAATGTGCAttttgttgagattaatatttCCATCTCCAATTTGGAAGTACTTCCATAACACATTCTTATTAAGAACCTCAAAAGCAGCTAGTatgaaaatacaataaaaagaGGGGAAAGTAATAGCTCCACTCACCTAGTTTGCCTTTCCACATTGCTTCTCCTCCTTCAcatctttgtttttcttttgctcTTTAACTAGAGCACCAATTTGAATCCCTCGGACAAGAAATCATCCCTGATAAAAGGTAAAAGGTAAGAGAGATAGTCCCAAATCAGGTTATTAAAATTTCAGGCATAAGTTGTGTCATATTTTACAATGGTATCTGCCAAAGGCCAAACCATTATGCATTAATATGCAATGTAAAAACTCCCAGGACCTAgtagaaaagaaaacaaaactgTCCAACTGAAGTCAACGTTGTTAACTGTCAAGCATCCCAGTTAGTCATATTTTATAAGATTGTCTGCCCACTATAGTGGCAAAATCCAAAATTTATACATTGCTATGCAAAGAAGAAACCTCTTAAAACTTTTGTTAGGAGAAAACAACTACATAACAGCTAGAAGAGTAATTGTATATGGATAAAATGATCACTTATTAGTAATGATGAGAATTATATGAAAACCCCCTGATGTAAAGCTGCAAGTAACACGAACCAGAGCAATGAAAATTAGTTGATGCCTTGTTGACTGCCCAAGTATTTTACAAGTCAAAACCAGACAAGATACGCATAAAAAACTCATAGGGTCAAACAGAATAATATTCATTAGACTAACACTTCACCTTTTATTCTTGATAATCTTCTTTCCCCGTTTCTTCTCTTGTCCATGTTTTTCAACTGTTGTCGAACCATTAGGTGAAACAAGAGTCTCAACACACGGTTCAGCATAGAAGACAAAAGGCATACCATCTACCAGGACATTTTCTACAGTTCTCAAAGATAAATCATACCAAACCAGCTTCTTATCACTGCAATTCAGCAAAATCTTATCACCTTCCCTCGAATAGACAAGTGGCTTCAAAAAATCACCCTGCTCGATTGCTGGAGGACTGATTGAAAGCAACTTAGTCCACGATTCTTTCACGCCATAATCTTTCATCACCCAAATGACAACTCGAGACCTGTAAGCGCAAACCAAAGAAAGGCATCCATCAATGACATCCAAACTCATATCAACCCCCTTGATCTGAACCCCCTGAGGCATCGCCACCACATAATGCCCCTCATTTTCAACACTAAACGCCATGATCTTCACGGTGAACTGGTTATCAGATTCTGCCACTAGCGTGTGCAGCGCTCCGTTAACGTGCACGCGCCAGTGTCCCCTCAAGAAGGGCAGTGGGTAAGAGAAGTGCTCGAGTCTCCTCCACCGGTTTGACTTAAGCCCATAGATCATAGCCTCCGAATGCATCCAAACATGACTCCTCTCATTCCTAAATTCTACAATCCTTACAACCTTATAATCGTCGTTGGTCGAATCGTAGCCAAATCCGAACGTTGTCCTCGAGTACGACAACGGTTCAGCTGGATAATCAGCGCCGCACTCCGGCAAGGCCTTGTAATCCATCGAGAAAGGGTTCCACATGACTGGAGGCTCACTCATCACAAGAACGATACCGTTGCAGGAATTAGAAATTGCATCGACACTCTTGTAATAGAACGGCGGCTTGATAACCTGCGCCTTCTCCGGAGAGTCCAAATCGACCGAGTAAACGCCGAGGCCGCCGATTATGAGATTCCGGTGGGAATTTGAAATTAGGGACTGACGCAGGTGCAATTTGACGAAATTTGAGCTGTCGATGAGAAAGCACCACGATTTGGCGACGGCGCGGAGCCGCTTCAGGGATCTCACAGGTAGGCGGCGGAGGATGTCCTCGATTATCTCGAACGGTAGAGTAGACATTTTGTGCGAGTGAAATGAAATTAGGGTTGGGAAGTTCTTCGGGGGTAAGATTTGATTGATCGACAAAGTGCCGCGTCTAAAAGATGCTGTTGCGTGTGCGAGAGGATAAGAATTTGTACCAATTTCGTTGCCTTTTTACTTTCAACCTTCACatcattttcaatttaaaattcttCCCCCACACTATTTATACTTTCTCAATTTTAATTATGAGTGTAAATTCGGTTAGAGGTATCGGGTATACTCCCACCTAATTCATTACCCGCGCGGATATCAGGTACCTGATACCCTCCTTATTCTCAAAGAGGGTCGGGTACGGGTATGAAGTTATAGAAAATTGTGGGTATCGGTTACCCGCGTCAGGTAATGCAGGTATCCGCATACCTGAGTTTAAATTCAATTACTCCATCCATTCcactaatgaagacacactttcattattgggttgtcccaataataaagacacacttccaaataaggaaataattagGACTTAAGATACACTAATTAATTGTAGCTTAATTAAggtataaataagaaaaaaaaaaccctacaTCTATTTTCTACTGTCTCTCTCTCGGCCTCTTCGCCTCCCTCACGCCACTTTCTCTGTCTCTCTGCCTTCTCCGATCGACGGCGCCGACGCCGCGCCGCGACCGCCCTTGTCCGAcccctctctctttccctctcggttctccttcatctctctcgctctagACCTCTATTTCTGCCGCCGCCGTCTCCTCCCTTCCGCCGCCTTCTCCGGCCGAACAACCGCTACccatcctctctcttctccggcGGATCTGGTTCTAGTGGCCGGGCTTTGCaaggcggcggatctggggGCTAGGGTTTGAAGTGAAGGTGCTGAGGCGGAAAGCGGATGGGGGACAGCCACGATTGCTCGCCGGATCTGCGCCGGGGAAGAAAGCCGGTGGTGGGCggtcgccctctctctctctcgtttggATTTGGTGTTTGTGGGTCATGAAAATCAGAGAAGCACCACTGCTCAAGCTCGCCGACGACGTTGGCGGTGGTGGCCGGCGATGATTCTGCCATGAAAGGGAGCGGCAATTTCGGGttcaactttttattttttggcttCAATTTCATTGTGTTGCCCTTTCTGACTTTCGTGTAATAcacttgaaatttgaatttttaaatctGGATTGGAATGCACTTGGAATTTTTGGTTTGATTATGCAATTTGCTTGTGTGAGTTCACGGTTATGGTGATAATGGTGGTTGGCGGTGTTGTCGGCGGTGCAGTGGTGGTCGGCAGTGATGGTCGGCGGTGCAGTGGTGGTCGGCGGTGGTGTTCGGCAGTGATAATGGTGGCAGACACTTAAAATACAGTAAAAACAATCACTAACTATTTACTAATCAAATACACTAAGAAGGTGGGGGACCCTACTTTATTCTCTAATCCACCTCACCTTAacctccgtgcccaaatgaagtgtgtcttcattattgggacggagggagtaattaattaatttttataattattcattttattttaattttgaatttctaaTTCAGTTTCAAATTAACACAGACTGGGTCAGTCGGGAGTCAAGAGTATTCTATCcgatattttcatttttttttttctgaatagAAGGACAAAATACCCGCGAAAATTGTGGACAAAATCCCCTCTAGTGGAACAAAATACCCTTAAAATTATAAGCCTTCAAAAAATTGCGGGAAATgtgggtacccgaatacccatAGCGAATACCCGATGCGGGTATTCAAGTACCCAAACATGATACGcgggacgggtgagggtatGCATTTTGGGTGATTTTGCGGGTTGGGTACCCTTAATTTGTGGGTAGAGTACCCGACTCGACCCGAATTTACACCACTAATTTTAACTATTTATATATCTCACTGTTATAATATTCATTTTGTTTTGCATACACAATTTAAATTTCTTCACCTAAAAACTTTTTCATAATTtctcaattttaattattttatgcatCCTATTATCacaatacttattatatatatacacacacatatatgaaGAGGTTCAAATATGAACCATTATATAAATGAGAACGAAATAATATTTTCAGCCATTCAATCATCGAAATCTGTGGTGAATGCATCACCTGGATTTGAATTTTGTAGCGAGtgaattttttagtttttaattaatacattaattttaatagcggatgcattgctcTCACGTTTTAATGAACCACACACTAAGTTAATATGTATTGTGAATGTTGTTATGTGATGTTCTTTGAAGTTTTTCATGAAGCTTAcaaaatttattactccctccgtcccgcgagtcttgacacgtttgggttcggcacgggaattaaggagttgtagattagtgttttaagtgtgtaattaataaagtataaaattgataaagtatgagagatgaggtaataaaagtgataaagtaggagagagaatataataaaggtgataaagtaggagagagaaggtaataattattgatcaaaaaggaaacgtgtcaagattcgtgggacggcccaaaaaggaaacgtgtcaagactcgcgggacggagggagtacaaataaTCCATAATTTGCGTGAATAATCTATATTTGGAAAGATGTGTTTATGGGAAAAGATATGAACATAGATTCAAGGTTTAAGTCCCATGAAATGGAAGAACGTGAAAGAACAAGAACATAGTGTGTTATGAGTATTCATAGTTGATGTATATATGTGTTATATGTTCAATTGTTGCGTATGTTAAGATCTGCCTTGGTCTCAAGATAAGCTTTGCCCCGCCCGAAAGAAAAGAACTATAACAGGCATGAGCCTAAGGGAGATCACACTACTTAGcaggaaaatgaaaaatatccCAAACAAAAATCTCAACTCGAACTTTGAGAATGAGACTGGAAGTCTGCAAGAGGGCTTGAATACCTAGAATTTGAGGGTAATTACTGGAACTGAAACTTCAGTTGTGCAACCTCTAATTGTCCCTCTCTCCCCTCCTCAAATGGGAATTTCATAGTCACCATGCCAGAGCAAATGCTCAACAtctttcaaatgtccatgatgcaACATATGATGTCTGTGTCGATGACTCACGTGGCTGCTATAAACTAAGTAATTTGTTCGCTAATTTATTTGACACCGCAAGTGTACGAGTGTAACTGTGTATATTGGCAAGCAATATTGTATTCCACAGAGATTGATAACTAAGTAATTACTAATCTAAACTATTTTTCTTTATCCGGATTAATGGTAAATTTGGGTtggtttaaataattaaaataaacaagaACAATAAAAATC
The genomic region above belongs to Salvia miltiorrhiza cultivar Shanhuang (shh) chromosome 5, IMPLAD_Smil_shh, whole genome shotgun sequence and contains:
- the LOC130985882 gene encoding F-box protein CPR1-like; the encoded protein is MSTLPFEIIEDILRRLPVRSLKRLRAVAKSWCFLIDSSNFVKLHLRQSLISNSHRNLIIGGLGVYSVDLDSPEKAQVIKPPFYYKSVDAISNSCNGIVLVMSEPPVMWNPFSMDYKALPECGADYPAEPLSYSRTTFGFGYDSTNDDYKVVRIVEFRNERSHVWMHSEAMIYGLKSNRWRRLEHFSYPLPFLRGHWRVHVNGALHTLVAESDNQFTVKIMAFSVENEGHYVVAMPQGVQIKGVDMSLDVIDGCLSLVCAYRSRVVIWVMKDYGVKESWTKLLSISPPAIEQGDFLKPLVYSREGDKILLNCSDKKLVWYDLSLRTVENVLVDGMPFVFYAEPCVETLVSPNGSTTVEKHGQEKKRGKKIIKNKRDDFLSEGFKLVL